One segment of Haloplanus natans DSM 17983 DNA contains the following:
- a CDS encoding peroxidase-related enzyme (This protein belongs to a clade of uncharacterized proteins related to peroxidases such as the alkylhydroperoxidase AhpD.): MNDDAMRRFPVPDYDDLPDDLRERIDAETERAGFTPNVFAALAYAPAQFRAFVDYHDALVEETELDREEVEMIVVAVSGVNHCYYCNVAHGALVRIYADDPHLADQLVANYRTADVSDERLLMLDVAVTLTERPWEVTEADLDALAEAGYSEREIWDIGAITAFFNLSNRLASFADMRPNAEFHTLGRDD; encoded by the coding sequence ATGAACGACGACGCGATGCGCCGCTTCCCGGTGCCCGACTACGACGATCTGCCGGACGACCTGCGGGAACGGATCGACGCGGAGACGGAGCGTGCGGGCTTTACGCCCAACGTCTTCGCCGCCCTGGCGTACGCGCCCGCACAGTTCCGCGCGTTCGTCGACTACCACGACGCCCTCGTCGAGGAAACCGAACTCGACCGCGAGGAGGTGGAGATGATCGTCGTCGCCGTCTCGGGTGTCAACCACTGTTACTACTGCAACGTCGCTCACGGCGCACTCGTGCGCATCTACGCCGACGACCCACACCTCGCCGACCAGCTCGTCGCCAACTACCGGACTGCGGACGTGAGCGACGAGCGACTGCTCATGCTCGACGTGGCGGTGACACTCACCGAGCGCCCCTGGGAGGTGACGGAGGCGGACCTCGACGCCCTCGCCGAGGCCGGCTACTCCGAGCGCGAAATCTGGGATATCGGCGCTATAACGGCGTTTTTCAACCTCAGCAACCGGCTGGCGAGCTTCGCGGATATGCGACCGAACGCGGAGTTTCACACGCTCGGACGGGACGACTAG
- a CDS encoding SRPBCC family protein has translation MTVRVRRAFEFEAPAERVWEFISDPGKRADAISVVRDYEVDGNAATWQIDLQLPLVDRTATVETEDIEREEPRYVKFVGKSSVMRVTGEHRIEDTEMGCRLHNEFVVDGRLPGVERFFKKRLDTELDNLESALRRDLELPA, from the coding sequence ATGACTGTACGTGTCCGGCGGGCGTTCGAGTTCGAGGCACCGGCCGAACGCGTCTGGGAGTTCATCTCCGACCCCGGTAAGCGTGCCGACGCCATCAGCGTCGTCCGCGACTACGAGGTCGACGGCAACGCCGCGACGTGGCAGATCGACCTCCAGTTACCCCTCGTCGACCGCACGGCGACCGTCGAAACCGAGGACATCGAGCGCGAGGAGCCCCGGTACGTGAAGTTCGTGGGCAAGTCCTCGGTGATGCGTGTCACCGGCGAGCACCGGATCGAGGACACCGAGATGGGCTGTCGGCTCCACAACGAGTTCGTCGTCGACGGCCGGTTGCCCGGCGTCGAGCGGTTCTTCAAGAAACGCCTCGATACCGAACTCGACAACCTCGAATCGGCGCTCCGCCGTGATCTCGAACTGCCGGCATGA
- a CDS encoding RIO1 family regulatory kinase/ATPase domain-containing protein has protein sequence MEVRRFLRGRIDDDRLDRVIEEIAARYDREDPSVRCLDADNWLSTPLVLDEDLFVKVISKQNSLVHALITTGRNIGVFSAGTEGFFEHFGTPYGMAKHELEATERMREVGLNAPEPLEALEIDGLGVVVLEYLPEFRPLDELDREAERELAPRLFEALRAMHDHGLAHGDLRAENVLILDDELYFIDATNVGSESRNDAWSYDAACGLAALEPLIGAAATVDAAATVYTADELLAAREFLDFVNIRPDHDFDAAALKGEIEKRAA, from the coding sequence ATGGAAGTTCGGCGGTTCCTCCGCGGTCGGATCGACGACGACCGCCTCGACCGGGTGATCGAGGAGATCGCGGCGCGATACGACCGCGAGGACCCGTCGGTCCGCTGTCTCGACGCCGACAACTGGCTCTCGACGCCGCTCGTCCTCGACGAGGATCTGTTCGTGAAGGTGATCTCGAAGCAGAACTCGCTGGTCCACGCGCTGATCACCACCGGCCGCAACATCGGCGTCTTCTCCGCCGGCACCGAGGGCTTCTTCGAGCATTTCGGGACGCCGTACGGCATGGCGAAACACGAACTCGAAGCGACCGAACGGATGCGCGAGGTCGGCCTGAACGCACCCGAACCGCTCGAAGCGCTCGAAATCGACGGTCTCGGCGTGGTCGTTCTGGAGTATCTCCCCGAGTTCCGGCCGCTCGACGAACTGGACCGGGAGGCCGAACGCGAACTCGCCCCCCGTCTGTTCGAAGCGCTCCGGGCGATGCACGATCACGGCCTCGCACACGGTGATCTCCGTGCCGAGAACGTCCTCATCCTCGACGACGAACTCTACTTCATCGACGCGACGAACGTCGGCTCGGAGAGCCGCAACGACGCGTGGTCGTACGACGCCGCCTGCGGTCTGGCGGCGCTCGAACCCCTCATCGGCGCGGCGGCGACCGTCGACGCCGCGGCGACGGTGTACACGGCCGACGAACTCCTCGCGGCGCGTGAGTTCCTGGATTTCGTCAACATCCGCCCGGATCACGACTTCGACGCCGCGGCGCTCAAGGGCGAAATCGAGAAACGCGCCGCGTGA
- a CDS encoding double zinc ribbon domain-containing protein yields the protein MSSHALLLVVALFWITVAVAVGIHASSRGRSGFVWGLVTFLLGIVGVVVYLLALLIIDDPPHEDDGDDDSERFRRCPACATDHDGEPNYCAECGEPLDADDDVVAARILRSGSRGYCSNCKLQVALDADGCSDCGAVF from the coding sequence ATGTCCAGCCACGCCCTCCTTCTGGTCGTCGCCCTCTTCTGGATCACCGTCGCCGTAGCCGTCGGAATCCACGCCAGCAGTCGCGGCCGCTCCGGCTTCGTCTGGGGCCTCGTCACGTTTCTTTTGGGTATCGTCGGCGTCGTCGTCTACCTGCTGGCACTGCTGATCATCGACGACCCGCCCCACGAGGACGACGGCGACGACGACTCCGAGCGCTTCCGGCGCTGTCCCGCGTGTGCGACCGACCACGACGGGGAGCCGAACTACTGTGCCGAGTGTGGCGAACCCCTCGACGCGGACGACGACGTGGTCGCGGCGCGCATCCTCCGCAGCGGATCACGGGGCTACTGTAGCAACTGCAAGTTACAGGTCGCCCTCGATGCGGACGGCTGTTCGGACTGCGGCGCCGTCTTCTAG
- a CDS encoding DUF7111 family protein, producing MNDSGDETTENGVTARYYETGEERVLAFERDGRTAALAQNSEGYAMVTVRPAADGDELEKYYGFDMALDHAAERLGVRVGDLPIPEAARDMGM from the coding sequence ATGAACGACTCCGGAGACGAGACGACGGAGAACGGCGTCACCGCACGCTACTACGAGACCGGCGAGGAACGCGTCCTCGCGTTCGAGCGCGACGGCCGGACGGCGGCGCTCGCCCAGAACAGCGAGGGGTACGCGATGGTGACCGTCCGACCCGCGGCCGACGGCGACGAACTGGAGAAGTACTACGGGTTCGACATGGCGCTCGACCACGCGGCCGAACGCCTCGGGGTTCGCGTCGGCGACCTGCCGATCCCGGAGGCGGCCCGTGATATGGGGATGTGA
- a CDS encoding acyl-CoA dehydrogenase family protein, which translates to MDFSLSAEQAQIRDMVAEFVDEEIVPVAGDIDEADEFPHDLIDEMATLGLMGMPFDEEYGGAGLDYHAYAAALAEISRGSGGLGTVVAAHTSLAGGMLDAFADDAQKERFLTPLNEGTDIGAFALSEAGAGSDVPAMETTAVRDGDDYVVDGEKLWISNGSVADTVVLFAKTDPDAGRKGISSFIIRPDEDDGFHVEGTEDKLGDKGCPTAELRFSNLRVPADRRLGEEGDGFVQALKTLNAGRITIAARGVGVAQAALDEAAAYATEREQFGQAIGDFQAIGHKLADMDTKVEAARLLMHYAADRKMRGKRFVKEAAQAKLYASEVSREVANEAIQIHGGYGYTKDFPVERFYRDAKLNEIYEGTSEILRNTIADEVR; encoded by the coding sequence ATGGACTTCAGCCTCTCCGCCGAGCAGGCGCAGATCCGAGACATGGTGGCCGAGTTCGTCGACGAGGAGATCGTTCCCGTCGCCGGCGACATCGACGAAGCCGACGAGTTCCCGCACGATCTGATCGACGAGATGGCCACGCTCGGCCTCATGGGTATGCCCTTCGACGAGGAGTACGGGGGCGCCGGGCTCGACTACCACGCCTACGCCGCCGCGCTCGCGGAGATCAGTCGGGGAAGCGGCGGCCTCGGGACCGTCGTCGCGGCCCACACCAGCCTCGCGGGCGGGATGTTAGACGCGTTCGCCGACGACGCGCAGAAAGAACGGTTTCTGACGCCGCTGAACGAGGGGACGGACATCGGCGCGTTCGCGCTCTCCGAGGCCGGCGCGGGCAGCGACGTGCCCGCGATGGAGACGACCGCCGTCCGGGACGGCGACGACTACGTCGTCGACGGCGAGAAACTCTGGATCTCCAACGGCTCGGTCGCCGACACCGTGGTGCTGTTCGCCAAGACCGACCCCGACGCGGGCCGGAAGGGTATCTCCTCTTTTATCATCCGCCCCGACGAGGACGACGGTTTCCACGTCGAGGGGACGGAGGACAAACTGGGAGATAAGGGCTGTCCGACCGCGGAGCTTCGGTTTTCGAACCTCCGCGTCCCGGCGGACCGACGGCTCGGCGAGGAGGGCGACGGCTTCGTCCAGGCGCTGAAGACGCTCAACGCCGGCCGCATCACCATCGCGGCCCGGGGCGTCGGCGTCGCACAGGCGGCCCTCGACGAGGCCGCCGCCTACGCGACCGAGCGCGAGCAGTTCGGGCAGGCCATCGGCGACTTCCAGGCCATCGGGCACAAACTCGCGGATATGGACACGAAGGTGGAGGCGGCGCGCCTGCTGATGCATTACGCCGCCGACCGGAAGATGCGGGGAAAGCGGTTCGTCAAGGAAGCGGCACAGGCCAAACTCTACGCCAGCGAAGTGAGTCGGGAAGTGGCCAACGAGGCGATCCAGATCCACGGCGGCTACGGCTACACGAAGGACTTCCCGGTCGAGCGGTTCTACCGCGACGCCAAACTCAACGAGATCTACGAGGGCACGAGCGAGATACTGCGCAACACCATCGCGGACGAGGTCCGGTGA
- a CDS encoding cupredoxin domain-containing protein, with protein sequence MRRRRVLTALGTAFATVGAGCTAVGSLGGVDGDVGMTAVAFEPATITVAVGDEVVWYNNSARAHSITAYEDGIPADAAYFATGGYDSEAAAREAWDGMNGAITNGQRYAHTFEVPGTYNYFCIPHERGGMVGTVVVEE encoded by the coding sequence ATGCGCAGACGTCGGGTACTCACGGCGCTGGGAACGGCGTTCGCCACGGTGGGAGCCGGCTGTACCGCCGTCGGATCGCTCGGCGGCGTCGACGGCGACGTGGGCATGACCGCGGTGGCGTTCGAACCCGCGACGATCACCGTCGCCGTGGGCGACGAAGTCGTCTGGTACAACAACAGCGCCCGCGCACACTCCATCACCGCCTACGAGGACGGCATCCCCGCGGACGCGGCGTACTTCGCCACCGGCGGCTACGACTCCGAAGCCGCCGCCCGCGAGGCGTGGGACGGCATGAACGGCGCCATCACCAACGGCCAGCGGTACGCCCACACCTTCGAGGTGCCCGGCACCTACAACTACTTCTGTATCCCCCACGAGCGAGGCGGGATGGTCGGAACGGTCGTCGTCGAGGAGTGA
- a CDS encoding DUF5059 domain-containing protein encodes MRHTRRRLLKTTGIALGGVGLAGCGGQSGTDADESTATETDAGTAAPTETPEPPSDASAATALAAEWNVMRARLHDAMALGHAGRNAAAATLVGDVFARFENAGGEWGAHEGLESTSESAYESFEEHLGSARTGFEEGSTDEAMGALAEAGTNLLAAQRGRTSGEVAQVFTIMVYAARVRDVDALATAGMTDAAATVGQQVFGDFEQAAVHDTVESAGQEYYEAFEGGMEEAVSAAQSGDAAAVHEAALASSQGAVDAAYELTSDAVAGVAHLSLMGTVGFDAEMAAGIGGAGVGLAHAAGLNGYRVRVRDAAWLYDAGATEAAKTAAQSIFQHFEGARAHEALESASEEAYNRFEHEGLEALISAIEDGDDAGVDEAVTTVHNGLTTGIDALAGENAAVLQSGFFRARLADAHERYLQGEGEVAATIAENLFALFEQNQSGFHESLEETSEDLYGTFEEEHLTALPDAFRNGDDEAVQTHVTGAMDALVEYEAMAGSTPVASAAAAGYMTGRAGDAGALATVGATDRAETVASDAFAYFEAGANGFHEAVEEASEERYHAFEEALGALRSATTGSADAYAAATTFADEATAAVYAVVENGGTGGDVNAAPLMADVFATFENARVHEAVEEGDQETYETFESALSNYVSALESGEGVDSAAERFAQATRNAAFAVAGAASEAPEISAGGSGGGSSGGGSSNLQGGPNVVSGVPEDADHVVDMTAVAFEPAELAVSVGDKVAWKHAGGEAHSVSAYGDGIPDGATYWASGGFESEEAARAGWENGKGAVQSGQSYVHTFETAGEHAYFCIPHEAAGMEGTVVVEE; translated from the coding sequence ATGCGACACACCAGACGACGGTTGCTCAAGACAACCGGCATCGCCCTCGGCGGCGTCGGGTTGGCCGGTTGTGGTGGACAGAGCGGGACCGACGCGGACGAATCGACGGCGACGGAGACGGACGCCGGGACGGCGGCGCCGACGGAAACGCCCGAACCGCCGTCCGACGCCTCGGCTGCGACGGCGCTCGCCGCCGAGTGGAACGTGATGCGCGCCCGCCTCCACGACGCGATGGCGCTCGGCCACGCCGGTCGGAACGCCGCGGCGGCGACGCTCGTCGGCGACGTGTTCGCCCGCTTCGAGAACGCGGGCGGCGAGTGGGGCGCCCACGAAGGGTTGGAGTCGACCAGCGAGTCGGCCTACGAGTCCTTCGAGGAACACCTCGGATCGGCCCGCACCGGCTTCGAGGAGGGATCGACCGACGAGGCGATGGGGGCGCTCGCCGAGGCGGGGACGAACCTGCTCGCGGCCCAGCGCGGCCGCACCTCGGGCGAGGTGGCTCAGGTGTTCACCATCATGGTGTACGCCGCCCGCGTCCGCGACGTGGACGCGCTAGCGACGGCCGGCATGACCGATGCGGCGGCGACGGTGGGCCAGCAAGTCTTCGGCGACTTCGAGCAAGCGGCGGTCCACGACACCGTCGAGTCGGCGGGACAGGAGTATTACGAGGCCTTCGAGGGTGGCATGGAGGAGGCCGTCTCGGCGGCCCAGTCCGGCGACGCTGCGGCGGTCCACGAGGCCGCCCTCGCCTCGTCGCAAGGGGCCGTCGACGCGGCTTACGAACTCACGTCCGACGCCGTCGCCGGTGTTGCCCACCTCTCGCTGATGGGTACCGTCGGCTTCGACGCCGAGATGGCTGCGGGCATCGGCGGAGCAGGTGTCGGACTCGCCCACGCCGCCGGCCTGAACGGCTACCGGGTCCGCGTCCGCGACGCCGCGTGGCTCTACGACGCCGGCGCGACCGAGGCGGCGAAAACCGCCGCGCAATCCATCTTCCAGCATTTCGAGGGCGCCCGCGCCCACGAGGCGCTGGAATCCGCGAGTGAGGAGGCGTACAACCGGTTCGAACACGAGGGGCTCGAAGCCCTCATTTCGGCCATCGAGGACGGCGACGACGCCGGCGTCGACGAGGCCGTCACGACCGTCCACAACGGTCTGACGACGGGTATCGACGCGCTGGCCGGCGAGAACGCGGCCGTCCTCCAGTCCGGCTTCTTCCGTGCCCGCCTCGCCGACGCCCACGAGCGCTACCTGCAGGGCGAGGGGGAGGTGGCCGCGACCATCGCGGAGAACCTCTTTGCCCTGTTCGAGCAAAACCAGTCCGGCTTCCACGAGTCCTTAGAGGAGACCAGTGAGGACCTGTACGGGACGTTCGAGGAGGAGCATCTGACTGCCCTGCCGGACGCCTTCCGGAACGGCGACGACGAGGCGGTGCAGACACACGTCACGGGCGCGATGGACGCGCTAGTCGAGTACGAGGCGATGGCCGGATCGACGCCCGTCGCGAGCGCCGCCGCCGCGGGCTATATGACCGGCCGCGCCGGCGACGCGGGCGCCCTGGCGACGGTCGGTGCGACCGACCGCGCCGAAACCGTCGCCAGCGACGCCTTCGCCTACTTCGAGGCCGGCGCCAACGGCTTCCACGAGGCCGTCGAGGAGGCCAGCGAGGAGCGCTACCACGCCTTCGAGGAGGCGCTGGGTGCGCTCCGGTCGGCGACGACCGGCTCGGCCGACGCCTACGCCGCCGCGACGACGTTCGCCGACGAGGCGACCGCGGCCGTCTACGCCGTCGTCGAGAACGGCGGCACCGGGGGCGATGTGAACGCCGCACCTCTGATGGCCGACGTGTTCGCCACCTTCGAGAACGCGCGCGTCCACGAGGCCGTCGAGGAGGGCGACCAGGAGACCTACGAGACGTTCGAGTCGGCGCTCTCGAACTACGTCTCCGCCCTGGAGAGCGGCGAGGGGGTCGATTCGGCCGCCGAACGGTTCGCGCAGGCGACCCGGAATGCGGCTTTCGCCGTCGCCGGCGCCGCGAGCGAGGCGCCCGAAATCTCCGCGGGCGGCTCGGGTGGTGGAAGCAGCGGTGGTGGCTCGTCGAACCTCCAGGGCGGCCCCAACGTCGTCTCCGGCGTCCCCGAGGACGCCGATCACGTCGTCGACATGACGGCCGTCGCGTTCGAGCCGGCGGAACTCGCCGTCTCCGTCGGCGACAAAGTCGCGTGGAAACACGCCGGCGGCGAGGCCCACAGCGTCAGCGCCTACGGCGACGGGATTCCGGACGGCGCGACCTACTGGGCCTCCGGCGGCTTCGAGTCCGAGGAAGCCGCCCGGGCCGGCTGGGAGAACGGCAAGGGTGCCGTCCAGTCCGGCCAGTCCTACGTCCACACCTTCGAGACGGCGGGCGAACACGCCTACTTCTGTATCCCGCACGAGGCGGCGGGGATGGAGGGAACGGTCGTCGTCGAAGAGTGA
- a CDS encoding DUF7123 family protein, whose product MTSLTEEERRILAYLHDSVSRGERYFRAKNIADAIGLTAKQVGSRLPHLAEKSEDVEIEKWGRARSTTWRVTQG is encoded by the coding sequence ATGACCTCACTGACCGAAGAGGAACGGCGAATTCTCGCGTACCTCCACGACAGCGTCTCCCGGGGTGAACGTTACTTCCGCGCGAAGAACATCGCCGACGCAATCGGATTGACGGCCAAACAGGTCGGTTCTCGTCTCCCTCACCTGGCCGAGAAGTCCGAAGACGTCGAAATCGAGAAGTGGGGACGCGCTCGGTCGACGACCTGGCGTGTCACACAGGGGTGA
- a CDS encoding metal-dependent hydrolase has translation MYRRGHWGVSLLVFAPVGFALLWLGRPDLAFVGGGAMLWLSTLPDVDHRLPGISHRGPTHTLAFALLVGAVGAGAGAGLAAVLGGGRTTLIAFGFGIGTLGILAHLLADALTPAGVPFLWPLSGRDFSVYLTRADNTLANYALLAVGVCATAAAGVAALRVV, from the coding sequence ATGTATCGCCGTGGTCACTGGGGCGTCTCCCTGCTCGTGTTCGCGCCGGTCGGTTTCGCACTCCTCTGGCTGGGCCGGCCCGACCTCGCGTTCGTCGGCGGCGGCGCGATGCTCTGGCTGTCGACGCTCCCCGACGTGGACCACCGGCTCCCCGGCATCTCCCACCGCGGTCCCACCCACACCCTCGCCTTTGCCCTCCTCGTCGGCGCCGTCGGCGCCGGTGCGGGCGCCGGCCTCGCGGCCGTCCTCGGCGGCGGCCGGACGACTCTGATCGCCTTCGGCTTCGGGATCGGAACGCTCGGGATTCTCGCGCACCTCCTCGCCGACGCGCTCACGCCCGCCGGCGTTCCGTTCCTGTGGCCGCTCTCCGGCCGGGACTTCTCCGTCTATCTCACCCGCGCCGACAACACGCTCGCCAACTACGCCCTCCTCGCGGTCGGGGTGTGTGCAACGGCGGCCGCGGGCGTCGCTGCCCTGCGGGTGGTGTGA
- a CDS encoding protein sorting system archaetidylserine synthase (This PssA-like phosphatidyltransferase, along with a PssD-like decarboxylase, is required in Haloarchaea for the archaeosortase ArtA to replace the PGF-CTERM sorting signal with a C-terminal lipid anchor.): MQPRFVGRLGLADAVTVGNAMLGFLAAFVATRDAGLAARIVLLAAVMDGLDGVIARKRGGTLAGPYLDSLADVASFGVAPALLVASRATDMWSFGNDPLAYVLALLLPAVYVAMAVTRLGLYTAYDSDASETKGVPSTLAATVLSAGVLAGFVGPGFLVALSGLLAGLMVTQITYPDLHPQDALVMGVVQVLAILLRGRPGEVFAFALLFLALAYLFLGPRFYWD, translated from the coding sequence ATGCAACCGCGGTTCGTGGGGCGACTCGGTCTCGCGGACGCCGTCACCGTCGGCAACGCGATGCTCGGCTTTCTGGCGGCGTTCGTCGCCACCCGTGACGCCGGCCTCGCCGCCAGAATCGTCCTGCTGGCGGCCGTCATGGACGGTCTCGACGGCGTCATCGCCCGCAAGCGCGGCGGAACGCTCGCCGGCCCCTACCTCGACTCGCTCGCGGACGTGGCCTCCTTCGGCGTCGCCCCCGCCCTCCTCGTCGCCTCGCGGGCGACGGATATGTGGTCGTTCGGGAACGATCCGCTCGCCTACGTCCTCGCCTTGCTTCTCCCGGCCGTCTACGTCGCGATGGCGGTCACCCGTCTCGGCCTCTACACCGCCTACGACAGCGACGCCTCGGAGACCAAAGGCGTGCCGTCGACGCTCGCGGCGACGGTCCTCTCGGCGGGCGTCCTCGCCGGTTTCGTCGGACCCGGCTTCCTCGTTGCGCTCTCCGGCCTGCTCGCGGGGCTGATGGTGACCCAGATCACGTACCCCGACCTCCACCCACAGGACGCACTCGTGATGGGTGTGGTGCAGGTGCTCGCCATCCTCCTCCGTGGGCGCCCCGGCGAGGTCTTTGCCTTCGCCCTCCTCTTTCTCGCACTCGCCTACCTGTTTCTCGGACCGCGATTTTATTGGGACTGA
- a CDS encoding DUF7525 family protein — MALDAVGTDKGVGFGVLFGILAVVGAMVMLAAPGQLAKAAGFALAMVAALGSVVAVQAYA, encoded by the coding sequence ATGGCACTCGACGCGGTTGGAACGGACAAGGGTGTGGGCTTCGGCGTGCTGTTCGGTATTCTCGCCGTTGTGGGTGCGATGGTGATGCTCGCCGCGCCCGGGCAGTTGGCGAAAGCCGCCGGCTTCGCGCTCGCGATGGTGGCCGCGCTGGGATCGGTCGTCGCCGTGCAGGCATACGCCTGA
- a CDS encoding carbon-nitrogen family hydrolase, which translates to MKLALAQLDQTAGDVSDNLDRAATAVADATVRGADLVVLPELFTVGFFAFESYARAAEGLDGPTFARLSEMAADHGVGLLAGSHVEDLEASADAGVDVPTDEGYANTCVFYDRDGRQRAVYRKHHLFGYDSAEARLLTAGERLQTVDFEGFTVGMSTCYDLRFPELYRRLADRGATLVCVPSAWPYPRVEHWETLARARAIENLAYVAATNGAAEFEDATLLGRSTVYDPWGTTLASAGDDPTLVVADLDPDRIEAVREEFPALRDRRD; encoded by the coding sequence ATGAAACTCGCACTCGCCCAACTCGACCAGACCGCCGGCGACGTGTCCGACAACCTCGACCGCGCGGCGACGGCCGTCGCCGACGCCACAGTCCGTGGTGCCGACTTGGTCGTCCTCCCCGAACTGTTCACGGTCGGTTTCTTCGCCTTCGAGTCGTACGCCCGTGCCGCGGAGGGGCTCGACGGCCCGACGTTTGCCCGCCTCTCTGAGATGGCAGCCGACCACGGCGTCGGGTTGTTGGCGGGTAGCCACGTTGAGGACCTGGAAGCCAGCGCCGACGCCGGCGTCGACGTGCCGACCGACGAGGGCTATGCGAACACCTGTGTCTTCTACGACCGCGACGGTCGCCAGCGCGCCGTCTACCGCAAACACCACCTCTTCGGCTACGATTCGGCCGAGGCGCGCCTGCTCACGGCCGGTGAACGTCTCCAGACCGTCGACTTCGAAGGATTCACCGTCGGCATGTCGACGTGTTACGACCTCCGCTTTCCCGAACTCTACCGCCGGCTCGCCGACCGTGGGGCGACACTCGTCTGCGTCCCGAGCGCGTGGCCGTACCCCCGCGTCGAACACTGGGAGACGCTGGCCCGTGCCCGCGCCATCGAGAACCTCGCGTACGTCGCGGCGACGAACGGCGCCGCCGAGTTCGAGGACGCGACGCTCCTTGGCCGCTCAACCGTCTACGACCCGTGGGGGACGACGCTCGCGAGCGCGGGCGACGACCCGACGCTCGTCGTCGCGGACCTCGACCCCGACCGGATCGAGGCGGTCCGCGAGGAGTTCCCCGCCCTGCGCGACCGGCGGGACTGA
- a CDS encoding cold-shock protein: protein MATGTVAFFNDTGGYGFIETEDSDEDVFFHMEDIGGPDLEEGQEVEFDIEQADKGPRATNLQRL from the coding sequence ATGGCGACAGGTACGGTTGCGTTCTTTAACGACACTGGCGGTTACGGGTTCATCGAGACTGAAGATTCGGACGAAGACGTCTTCTTCCACATGGAAGACATCGGTGGTCCGGACCTAGAAGAAGGGCAGGAGGTGGAGTTCGACATCGAACAGGCCGACAAGGGCCCACGAGCGACCAACCTCCAGCGGCTGTAG